A region of Poecile atricapillus isolate bPoeAtr1 chromosome 24, bPoeAtr1.hap1, whole genome shotgun sequence DNA encodes the following proteins:
- the SYF2 gene encoding pre-mRNA-splicing factor SYF2 isoform X2 yields the protein MAAAVSALSSLGVPEADVGEEEEEEEEEEAEPGPAAAAAAEQRREERLRRFRELHMKRYEACKLNSQEVVEEDKRLKLPPNWEAKKARLEWELQVQEKKKECAARGEDYERVKLLEISAEDAERWERKKKKKNPDLGFSDYAAAQLRQYQRLTRQIKPDLEQYEKLKEQYGEALYPSSDSLLHGTHVPSKEGVDRMVADLEKQIEKREKYSRRRPYNDDADIDYINERNAKFNQKAERFYGKYTAEIKQNLERGTAV from the exons ATGGCGGCGGCCGTGTCGGCCCTCAGCAGTTTGGGGGTGCCCGAGGCCGATGTTGGG gaggaggaggaggaggaggaggaggaggaggcggagcccggcccggccgcggcggcggcggcggagcagAGACGGGAGGAGCGGCTGCGGCGGTTCCGGGAGCTCCACATGAAGCGG TACGAGGCCTGCAAGCTGAACAGCCAGGAGGTGGTGGAGGAGGACAAGAGGCTGAAACTGCCCCCAAACTGGGAGGCTAAAAAAGCTCGTCTGgagtgggagctgcaggtgcaggAGAAGAAGAAG GAATGTGCAGCCAGGGGGGAGGACTACGAGCGGGTGAAGCTGCTGGAGATCAGCGCCGAGGACGCCGAGAGGtgggagaggaagaagaagaagaaaaatcccGACCTAGGGTTCTCAG ATTACGCGGCGGCGCAGCTGCGCCAGTACCAGAGGCTGACCCGGCAGATCAAACCCGACCTGGAGCAGTACGAGAAGCTCAAGGAGCAATA cgGGGAGGCCCTGTACCCCAGCTCGGACAGCCTCCTGCACGGCACCCACGTGCCCTCCAAGGAAGGGGTGGACAGGATGGTGGCAGACCTGGAGAAGCA GATCGAGAAGAGGGAGAAGTACAGCCGGAGGCGGCCCTACAACGACGACGCCGACATCGACTACATCAACGAGAGGAACGCCAAGTTCAACCAGAAGGCTGAGAGGTTCTACGGGAAATACACGGCTGAGATCAAACAGAACCTGGAGAGAGGCACGGCTGTGTGA
- the RSRP1 gene encoding arginine/serine-rich protein 1 isoform X2 produces the protein MGVTQEAGLSPQDPCGGSPAGWSRSAQVPQGNQRGACPAAPSGTETGHCRAAAKPEAGAEGAQRAGRADDMTDFMDELSLSSPQQRESPRSSRRSCARSSSRSSSSRSSCSSRSSSSSSSSRSSRSWSRSRSRSRSRARRSRRSRRYSRSCSRSRSRSRGCRRYRSRYPARHYRHRYPRPRSRSRGRAYYRRSYSRSRSRSRGRRYYGFGRTVYPEAYRSWRSRSRTRSRSRSPLHLSEKDKRELLEIAKANAAKALGTDNIVLPASLKISAPAKEVKTEKQEREEATESAEQPGSAAEDETKGGMERTTIQRSISFSPKNTMAKPALQKPVSHAVVKEPVVSPAREDDRKGSPYGQWVPVKKEEKKTFLNFSPKSSLFRAR, from the exons ATGGGGGTGACTCAGGAAGCGGGGCTCTCCCCTCAGGACCCGTGCGGGGGCAGCCCGGCGGGCTGGAGCCG GAGCGCCCAGGTACCACAGGGAAACCAGCGAGGGGCGTGCCCGGCAGCGCCCAGCG GAACAGAGACCgggcactgcagagcagcagccaagcCCGAGGCGGGCGCTGAGGGCGCGCAGAGAGCCGGGAGAGCGGACGACATGACGGATTTCATGGACGAGCTGAGCCTCAGCTCGCCCCAGCAGAGGGAATCACCGCGGAGCTCCCGGCGGAGCTGCGCCCGCTCCTCCAGCCgctccagctccagccgctcctcctgcagctcccgctccagctccagcagctcctccagccgcTCCTCGCGCAGCTGGAGCCGCTCCCGGTCCCGCTCTCGCTCCCGCGCGCGGCGCTCGCGGCGTTCCCGGCGCTACTCCCGCTCCTGCTCGCGCAGCCGCTCGCGCTCCCGCGGCTGCCGGCGCTACCGCAGCCGTTACCCGGCCCGGCACTACCGGCACCGCTACCCCCGGCCGCGCTCCCGCTCCCGCGGCAGGGCCTACTACCGGCGCTCCTACTCGCGGAGCCGCTCGCGCTCCCGCGGCCGCAGGTACTACGGCTTCGGCAGGACCGTCTACCCCGAGGCctacaggagctggaggagccgCTCCCGGACGCGCTCTCGGAGCAGGTCACCTCTGCACCTCAGTGAGAAAG ACAAGAGGGAACTCCTGGAAATTGCAAAAGCCAATGCTGCCAAAGCTCTGGGAACAGACAACATTGTCCTGCCAGCCAGCCTGAAGATCTCTGCTCCTGCCAAAGAGGTCAAAACTGAGAAGCAGGAGCGTGAGGAAGCCACGGAGTCAGCTGAG CAACCTGGGAGTGCAGCTGAGGACGAGACCAAGGGTGGCATGGAGAGAACAACCATCCAGAGGAGCATTTCCTTCAGCCCTAAA aacaCAATGGCCAAGCCTGCCCTGCAGAAGCCAGTGAGCCATGCTGTGGTTAAGGAGCCAGTCGTTTCTCCAGCCAGGGAGGATGACAGGAAGGGCAGCCCCTATGGGCAGTGGGTTCCTGtcaagaaggaggagaagaaaacattCCTGAACTTCTCACCCAAAAGCTCCCTGTTCCGAGCACGCTGA
- the RSRP1 gene encoding arginine/serine-rich protein 1 isoform X1, translating to MGVTQEAGLSPQDPCGGSPAGWSRSAQVPQGNQRGACPAAPSGTETGHCRAAAKPEAGAEGAQRAGRADDMTDFMDELSLSSPQQRESPRSSRRSCARSSSRSSSSRSSCSSRSSSSSSSSRSSRSWSRSRSRSRSRARRSRRSRRYSRSCSRSRSRSRGCRRYRSRYPARHYRHRYPRPRSRSRGRAYYRRSYSRSRSRSRGRRYYGFGRTVYPEAYRSWRSRSRTRSRSRSPLHLSEKDKRELLEIAKANAAKALGTDNIVLPASLKISAPAKEVKTEKQEREEATESAEQPGSAAEDETKGGMERTTIQRSISFSPKVSDAISFSPDNTMAKPALQKPVSHAVVKEPVVSPAREDDRKGSPYGQWVPVKKEEKKTFLNFSPKSSLFRAR from the exons ATGGGGGTGACTCAGGAAGCGGGGCTCTCCCCTCAGGACCCGTGCGGGGGCAGCCCGGCGGGCTGGAGCCG GAGCGCCCAGGTACCACAGGGAAACCAGCGAGGGGCGTGCCCGGCAGCGCCCAGCG GAACAGAGACCgggcactgcagagcagcagccaagcCCGAGGCGGGCGCTGAGGGCGCGCAGAGAGCCGGGAGAGCGGACGACATGACGGATTTCATGGACGAGCTGAGCCTCAGCTCGCCCCAGCAGAGGGAATCACCGCGGAGCTCCCGGCGGAGCTGCGCCCGCTCCTCCAGCCgctccagctccagccgctcctcctgcagctcccgctccagctccagcagctcctccagccgcTCCTCGCGCAGCTGGAGCCGCTCCCGGTCCCGCTCTCGCTCCCGCGCGCGGCGCTCGCGGCGTTCCCGGCGCTACTCCCGCTCCTGCTCGCGCAGCCGCTCGCGCTCCCGCGGCTGCCGGCGCTACCGCAGCCGTTACCCGGCCCGGCACTACCGGCACCGCTACCCCCGGCCGCGCTCCCGCTCCCGCGGCAGGGCCTACTACCGGCGCTCCTACTCGCGGAGCCGCTCGCGCTCCCGCGGCCGCAGGTACTACGGCTTCGGCAGGACCGTCTACCCCGAGGCctacaggagctggaggagccgCTCCCGGACGCGCTCTCGGAGCAGGTCACCTCTGCACCTCAGTGAGAAAG ACAAGAGGGAACTCCTGGAAATTGCAAAAGCCAATGCTGCCAAAGCTCTGGGAACAGACAACATTGTCCTGCCAGCCAGCCTGAAGATCTCTGCTCCTGCCAAAGAGGTCAAAACTGAGAAGCAGGAGCGTGAGGAAGCCACGGAGTCAGCTGAG CAACCTGGGAGTGCAGCTGAGGACGAGACCAAGGGTGGCATGGAGAGAACAACCATCCAGAGGAGCATTTCCTTCAGCCCTAAAGTGAGTGATGCCATTTCCTTCAGCCCTGAT aacaCAATGGCCAAGCCTGCCCTGCAGAAGCCAGTGAGCCATGCTGTGGTTAAGGAGCCAGTCGTTTCTCCAGCCAGGGAGGATGACAGGAAGGGCAGCCCCTATGGGCAGTGGGTTCCTGtcaagaaggaggagaagaaaacattCCTGAACTTCTCACCCAAAAGCTCCCTGTTCCGAGCACGCTGA
- the RHCE gene encoding blood group Rh(CE) polypeptide isoform X1: MDLFGLEETLKINLFHRLPWAGTPSTVPHCSKLHPSWPWTLPGIQGQPQLPPHPPGEELLPNIKVNLCFTLAEITHLWSVFGSISCVGDIYSPSNFYPEFQDVNHMVIFGFGFFLIVLRRYGFSSIGFNLLLIVLGVQCSVLVDDLLVFLSLQQREIGMRSLAKAVVSMTAVAISSGAVLGKASPVQLIVMTLVELIIFYVSRCINRTLLQVPEHLTLMHVHLFGAYFGLAVTSRFPAPAPGLDKHRSTPKSDLFSMLGTVFVWVFWPSFNSILADSKKQAVLNTYLALAVSAVAAFMLSALTSKDGKFRMTHIHSAVLAGGVTISYTASRILQPWIAMILGLLGSVITILGSHSLQRCFNRALKIQDTCGVHFTFGLPAVLGAVAAVILLVIENGIHKQWSNLSSLGYLIFVDVGAFCQTISTALITGLITGLILNIKLLKAVHVSKYFDDQFYWEFPHLSVGF; the protein is encoded by the exons ATGGATTTGTTTGGGCTAGAAGAGACCTTGAAGATCAATTTGTTCCATcgcctgccatgggcagggacaccttccactgtcccacactgctccaagctccatccaagctggccttggacacttccagggatccagggacagccacagctgcctccccaccctcctggggaagaacttcttcctaataTAAAAGTTAATTTGTGCTTCACCCTGGCAGAGATCACCCACCTTTGGTCTGTGTTTGGAAGTATAAGCT GTGTTGGTGACATCTACTCCCCATCCAATTTCTACCCAG AATTTCAAGATGTCAACCACATGGTCATTTTTGGATTTGGCTTCTTCCTGATAGTTCTGAGAAGATATGGCTTTAGCAGCATTGGATTCAACCTCTTGCTGATTGTTCTTGGTGTCCAGTGCTCTGTGCTGGTAGATGATTTATTAGTTTTCCTTAGCCTACAGCAAAGAGAAATTGGCATGAGAAG TCTGGCAAAGGCTGTGGTGAGCATGACTGCTGtggccatctcctctggggctgtgctggggaaggcCAGCCCTGTGCAGTTAATTGTGATGACCCTGGTGGAATTAATCATTTTCTATGTGAGCAGATGCATCAACAGGACACTCCTGCAG GTCCCAGAGCACCTCACCCTGATGCACGTGCACCTCTTTGGAGCCTACTTTGGTCTGGCAGTCACCTCCCGCTTCCCTGCgcctgccccagggctggacaaGCACAGGAGCACCCCAAAGTCAGACCTGTTCTCCATGCTGG GCACTGTGTTTGTCTGGGTGTTCTGGCCAAGCTTCAATTCTATCCTGGCTGACTCCAAGAAGCAAGCAGTGCTCAACACTTACTTGGCCCTCGCAGTGAGTGCTGTGGCTGCCTTCATGTTGTCTGCTCTGACCTCCAAGGATGGCAAGTTCAGAATG ACTCACATCCACAGTGCAGTCCTGGCTGGAGGGGTCACCATCAGTTACACAGCATCCAGAATCCTGCAGCCTTGGATTGCCATGATTCTGGGGCTGCTTGGCAGTGTCATCACCATCCTGGGATCTCACTCTTTACAG aGGTGCTTTAATCGTGCTTTGAAGATTCAGGATACTTGTGGAGTTCATTTCACTTTTGGTTTGCCTGCTGTGcttggagctgtggctgctgttaTTCTCCTTGTCATAGAAAATGGGATTCATAAACAATGGAGTAATTTATCCAG tctgGGCTATTTGATCTTTGTTGACGTTGGTGCCTTCTGCCAGACCATCAGCACTGCCTTGATAACAGGTTTGATTACAG GTTTAATCTTAAACATCAAACTGCTCAAAGCTGTGCACGTCTCAAAGTACTTCGATGACCAATTTTACTGGGAG TTTCCTCACTTGTCTGTTGGATTTTGA
- the SYF2 gene encoding pre-mRNA-splicing factor SYF2 isoform X1: MAAAVSALSSLGVPEADVGEEEEEEEEEEAEPGPAAAAAAEQRREERLRRFRELHMKRYEACKLNSQEVVEEDKRLKLPPNWEAKKARLEWELQVQEKKKECAARGEDYERVKLLEISAEDAERWERKKKKKNPDLGFSDYAAAQLRQYQRLTRQIKPDLEQYEKLKEQYGEALYPSSDSLLHGTHVPSKEGVDRMVADLEKQIEKREKYSRRRPYNDDADIDYINERNAKFNQKAERFYGKYTAEIKQNLERGTAVPPDPSQTEPGEGQGCVSPDRTWRGAGLGEPRQNLERGRAV, translated from the exons ATGGCGGCGGCCGTGTCGGCCCTCAGCAGTTTGGGGGTGCCCGAGGCCGATGTTGGG gaggaggaggaggaggaggaggaggaggaggcggagcccggcccggccgcggcggcggcggcggagcagAGACGGGAGGAGCGGCTGCGGCGGTTCCGGGAGCTCCACATGAAGCGG TACGAGGCCTGCAAGCTGAACAGCCAGGAGGTGGTGGAGGAGGACAAGAGGCTGAAACTGCCCCCAAACTGGGAGGCTAAAAAAGCTCGTCTGgagtgggagctgcaggtgcaggAGAAGAAGAAG GAATGTGCAGCCAGGGGGGAGGACTACGAGCGGGTGAAGCTGCTGGAGATCAGCGCCGAGGACGCCGAGAGGtgggagaggaagaagaagaagaaaaatcccGACCTAGGGTTCTCAG ATTACGCGGCGGCGCAGCTGCGCCAGTACCAGAGGCTGACCCGGCAGATCAAACCCGACCTGGAGCAGTACGAGAAGCTCAAGGAGCAATA cgGGGAGGCCCTGTACCCCAGCTCGGACAGCCTCCTGCACGGCACCCACGTGCCCTCCAAGGAAGGGGTGGACAGGATGGTGGCAGACCTGGAGAAGCA GATCGAGAAGAGGGAGAAGTACAGCCGGAGGCGGCCCTACAACGACGACGCCGACATCGACTACATCAACGAGAGGAACGCCAAGTTCAACCAGAAGGCTGAGAGGTTCTACGGGAAATACACGGCTGAGATCAAACAGAACCTGGAGAGAGGCACGGCTGT cCCACCTGACCCATCCCAAACAGAacctggagaggggcagggctgtgtgagccCAGACAGAacctggagaggggcagggctgggtgagcCCAGACAGAacctggagaggggcagggctgtgtga
- the RHCE gene encoding blood group Rh(CE) polypeptide isoform X2 — translation MPSRYLNFRCSVPWLILSLQTLFLIRSFFVFPGVGDIYSPSNFYPEFQDVNHMVIFGFGFFLIVLRRYGFSSIGFNLLLIVLGVQCSVLVDDLLVFLSLQQREIGMRSLAKAVVSMTAVAISSGAVLGKASPVQLIVMTLVELIIFYVSRCINRTLLQVPEHLTLMHVHLFGAYFGLAVTSRFPAPAPGLDKHRSTPKSDLFSMLGTVFVWVFWPSFNSILADSKKQAVLNTYLALAVSAVAAFMLSALTSKDGKFRMTHIHSAVLAGGVTISYTASRILQPWIAMILGLLGSVITILGSHSLQRCFNRALKIQDTCGVHFTFGLPAVLGAVAAVILLVIENGIHKQWSNLSSLGYLIFVDVGAFCQTISTALITGLITGLILNIKLLKAVHVSKYFDDQFYWEFPHLSVGF, via the exons ATGCCTTCCCGTTACCTCAACTTCCGCTGCAGCGTGCCCTGGCTGATCCTGTCTCTGCAAACTCTCTTCCTCATCCGCTCTTTCTTTGTCTTCCCAGGTGTTGGTGACATCTACTCCCCATCCAATTTCTACCCAG AATTTCAAGATGTCAACCACATGGTCATTTTTGGATTTGGCTTCTTCCTGATAGTTCTGAGAAGATATGGCTTTAGCAGCATTGGATTCAACCTCTTGCTGATTGTTCTTGGTGTCCAGTGCTCTGTGCTGGTAGATGATTTATTAGTTTTCCTTAGCCTACAGCAAAGAGAAATTGGCATGAGAAG TCTGGCAAAGGCTGTGGTGAGCATGACTGCTGtggccatctcctctggggctgtgctggggaaggcCAGCCCTGTGCAGTTAATTGTGATGACCCTGGTGGAATTAATCATTTTCTATGTGAGCAGATGCATCAACAGGACACTCCTGCAG GTCCCAGAGCACCTCACCCTGATGCACGTGCACCTCTTTGGAGCCTACTTTGGTCTGGCAGTCACCTCCCGCTTCCCTGCgcctgccccagggctggacaaGCACAGGAGCACCCCAAAGTCAGACCTGTTCTCCATGCTGG GCACTGTGTTTGTCTGGGTGTTCTGGCCAAGCTTCAATTCTATCCTGGCTGACTCCAAGAAGCAAGCAGTGCTCAACACTTACTTGGCCCTCGCAGTGAGTGCTGTGGCTGCCTTCATGTTGTCTGCTCTGACCTCCAAGGATGGCAAGTTCAGAATG ACTCACATCCACAGTGCAGTCCTGGCTGGAGGGGTCACCATCAGTTACACAGCATCCAGAATCCTGCAGCCTTGGATTGCCATGATTCTGGGGCTGCTTGGCAGTGTCATCACCATCCTGGGATCTCACTCTTTACAG aGGTGCTTTAATCGTGCTTTGAAGATTCAGGATACTTGTGGAGTTCATTTCACTTTTGGTTTGCCTGCTGTGcttggagctgtggctgctgttaTTCTCCTTGTCATAGAAAATGGGATTCATAAACAATGGAGTAATTTATCCAG tctgGGCTATTTGATCTTTGTTGACGTTGGTGCCTTCTGCCAGACCATCAGCACTGCCTTGATAACAGGTTTGATTACAG GTTTAATCTTAAACATCAAACTGCTCAAAGCTGTGCACGTCTCAAAGTACTTCGATGACCAATTTTACTGGGAG TTTCCTCACTTGTCTGTTGGATTTTGA
- the TMEM50A gene encoding transmembrane protein 50A, whose product MSGFLESLRCSECVDWGEKRNTIASVAAGVLFFTGWWIIIDAAVKYPQVEDFNHSYHACGVIATIAFLMINAVSNGQVRGDSYSEGCLGQTGARIWLFIGFMMAFGSLIASMWILFGGYVVKEKPVVYPGIAVFFQNAFIFFGGLVFKFGRTEDLWQ is encoded by the exons ATGTCCGGCTTCCTGGAGAGCCTGCGGTGCTCGGAGTGCGTGGACTGGGGCGAGAAGCGCAACACCATCGCCTCGGTGGCCGCGGGGGTGCTG TTTTTCACAGGCTGGTGGATCATCATCGATGCCGCTGTGAAATACCCTCAGGTGGAAGACTTCAACCATTCCTACCACGCCTGCGGGGTGATAGCCACCATCGCATTCCTGAT GATCAACGCTGTATCCAACGGGCAGGTGCGGGGGGACAGCTACAGCGAGGGCTGCCTGGGCCAGACAG GGGCTCGGATCTGGCTCTTCATCGGCTTCATGATGGCTTTTGGATCCCTCATTGCTTCCATGTGGATTCTTTTTGGGGGCTATGTGGTTAAAG aAAAGCCAGTGGTGTACCCAGGAATAGCTGTGTTTTTCCAGAATGCATTCATCTTTTTTGG GGGCCTGGTGTTCAAGTTCGGTCGCACAGAGGATTTGTGGCAGTGA
- the RSRP1 gene encoding arginine/serine-rich protein 1 isoform X3, with the protein MGVTQEAGLSPQDPCGGSPAGWSRSAQVPQGNQRGACPAAPSGTETGHCRAAAKPEAGAEGAQRAGRADDMTDFMDELSLSSPQQRESPRSSRRSCARSSSRSSSSRSSCSSRSSSSSSSSRSSRSWSRSRSRSRSRARRSRRSRRYSRSCSRSRSRSRGCRRYRSRYPARHYRHRYPRPRSRSRGRAYYRRSYSRSRSRSRGRRYYGFGRTVYPEAYRSWRSRSRTRSRSRSPLHLSEKDKRELLEIAKANAAKALGTDNIVLPASLKISAPAKEVKTEKQEREEATESAENTMAKPALQKPVSHAVVKEPVVSPAREDDRKGSPYGQWVPVKKEEKKTFLNFSPKSSLFRAR; encoded by the exons ATGGGGGTGACTCAGGAAGCGGGGCTCTCCCCTCAGGACCCGTGCGGGGGCAGCCCGGCGGGCTGGAGCCG GAGCGCCCAGGTACCACAGGGAAACCAGCGAGGGGCGTGCCCGGCAGCGCCCAGCG GAACAGAGACCgggcactgcagagcagcagccaagcCCGAGGCGGGCGCTGAGGGCGCGCAGAGAGCCGGGAGAGCGGACGACATGACGGATTTCATGGACGAGCTGAGCCTCAGCTCGCCCCAGCAGAGGGAATCACCGCGGAGCTCCCGGCGGAGCTGCGCCCGCTCCTCCAGCCgctccagctccagccgctcctcctgcagctcccgctccagctccagcagctcctccagccgcTCCTCGCGCAGCTGGAGCCGCTCCCGGTCCCGCTCTCGCTCCCGCGCGCGGCGCTCGCGGCGTTCCCGGCGCTACTCCCGCTCCTGCTCGCGCAGCCGCTCGCGCTCCCGCGGCTGCCGGCGCTACCGCAGCCGTTACCCGGCCCGGCACTACCGGCACCGCTACCCCCGGCCGCGCTCCCGCTCCCGCGGCAGGGCCTACTACCGGCGCTCCTACTCGCGGAGCCGCTCGCGCTCCCGCGGCCGCAGGTACTACGGCTTCGGCAGGACCGTCTACCCCGAGGCctacaggagctggaggagccgCTCCCGGACGCGCTCTCGGAGCAGGTCACCTCTGCACCTCAGTGAGAAAG ACAAGAGGGAACTCCTGGAAATTGCAAAAGCCAATGCTGCCAAAGCTCTGGGAACAGACAACATTGTCCTGCCAGCCAGCCTGAAGATCTCTGCTCCTGCCAAAGAGGTCAAAACTGAGAAGCAGGAGCGTGAGGAAGCCACGGAGTCAGCTGAG aacaCAATGGCCAAGCCTGCCCTGCAGAAGCCAGTGAGCCATGCTGTGGTTAAGGAGCCAGTCGTTTCTCCAGCCAGGGAGGATGACAGGAAGGGCAGCCCCTATGGGCAGTGGGTTCCTGtcaagaaggaggagaagaaaacattCCTGAACTTCTCACCCAAAAGCTCCCTGTTCCGAGCACGCTGA